One Acanthochromis polyacanthus isolate Apoly-LR-REF ecotype Palm Island chromosome 6, KAUST_Apoly_ChrSc, whole genome shotgun sequence DNA segment encodes these proteins:
- the esyt1a gene encoding extended synaptotagmin-1 — protein MPAAAAESGMSGGTAAAASASPSKPPAERAVSVLWSFGKCLGALLPVYLAGYYGFSISVVLFGLMIYMGWKHSRLEKVMRLKSAMYLQENEREFTTVKVLRSKRDLPPWVNFPDVEKVEWLNKILQQAWPFVGQYLEKLLVETIAPAIRASSIHLQTLSFTKVNIGEKAVKVVGVKAHTEQDKRQVMLDLYLSYAGDVEINVEIKKYFCKAGVKGIQLHGKLRVILEPLIGDVPLVGAITMFFIRRPKLDINWTGLTNLLDIPGLNALSDTLIMDAIATHLVLPNRLTVPLVANLHVAQLRSPLPRGVVRIHLLEAEDLTAKDTVIKGLIDGKSDPYAVLRVGTQIFTSHHVDSNLNPQWREMYEVIVHEVPGQELEVEVFDKDPDQDDFLGRVKVDLDIVKKARVVDDWFNLRDVPSGSVHLRLEWLSLLSSADRLSEVIQKNQNLTSKTADPPSAAILTVYLDQAYELPMRKGNKDPSPMVQISVQDSTKETKTCYGTNSPVWEDAFTFFIQDPRKQDIDIQVKDDDRALSLGNLTIPLTRLLGTPELTMDQWFHLENSGLASRIYVKVVLRVLWLSDDTTPTTPSPRPSAPGSGTGHGGISSELNPVGPGGSAKPPSTRPQHTTPDPEFATEGVLRIHLVEAQNLIAKDNFMGGMVKGKSDPYVKIRVAGITFRSHTIKENLNPVWNELYEVILTQLPGQEIQFELFDKDIDQDDFLGRFKLSLRDIISAQFMDTWYTLNDVKSGRVHLVLEWLPRVSDLPRLEQVLQYQTQHSYQNKVIPSAAVLFVYVERAHGLPLKKSGKEPKAGAEILLKGVSHKTKICERSTSPRWDEAFHFLVRDPREETLTVKLSHSWGQALGSLTLPLREVLAEQGLVLDRWLSLDGALPESQILLRVTLKILDTQLAVCRKAPGDAGNDAATDEVIPRWVPSHLDLRNRSGFAIGSDTSNAAGQVKLTIGYSTEENRLFITVHSCRALAACSKDGADPYVSFVLLPDKKATTKRRTATKKRDLNPEFNERFDFDFSLEESTQRRLDLSVKNSVSFMSRERELIGKLQLDLDQIDLKTGVTQWYDLAAETN, from the exons ATGCCAGCTGCGGCTGCAGAGTCGGGCATGAGCGGCGGCACCGCGGCTGCAGCCTCGGCCTCTCCGAGCAAACCCCCCGCTGAACGCGCAGTCAGCGTGCTGTGGTCGTTCGGAAAATGCCTCGGTGCGCTGCTGCCCGTGTACCTGGCCGGGTATTACGGCTTCAGCATCAGCGTCGTGCTGTTCGGTCTGATGATCTACATGGGATGGAAGCACAGCCGGCTGGAGAAAGTGATGAGGCTCAAGTCTGCCATGTACCTGCAGGAGAACGAGAGGGAATTCACCACCGTGAAGGTGCTCAGATCCAAGAGGGATCTGCCCCCCTGG GTCAACTTTCCAGATGTGGAAAAAGTGGAATGGCTGAATAAG ATCCTGCAGCAGGCTTGGCCTTTTGTCGGCCAGTATCTGGAGAAGTTGCTGGTGGAAACCATTGCTCCTGCAATCCGTGCTTCCAGCATCCATCTGCAGACTCTCAGCTTCACCAAGGTCAACATAGGAGAGAAG GCTGTGAAAGTGGTTGGAGTAAAGGCTCACACAGAGCAGGACAAGAGACAAGTCATGTTGGATTTGTACCTGAG CTATGCCGGAGATGTCGAGATCAATGTGGAAATCAAGAAGTACTTCTGCAAAGCCGGAGTGAAAGGAATCCAG CTCCATGGAAAGCTGCGTGTGATCCTTGAGCCTCTGATTGGAGATGTGCCACTGGTTGGAGCCATTACAATGTTCTTCATTCGGAGGCCT AAACTGGACATCAATTGGACCGGACTTACCAACCTGCTCGACATCCCTGGACTGAA TGCCTTGTCGGACACTTTGATAATGGATGCAATAGCCACCCACCTGGTGCTCCCCAACCGTCTCACTGTTCCTCTGGTGGCCAACCTGCACGTTGCGCAGCTCCGCTCCCCTCTCCCAAGG GGAGTGGTGCGTATTCACCTGCTGGAGGCCGAGGACCTGACCGCCAAGGATACAGTCATCAAGGGCCTAATCGATGGGAAGTCCGATCCGTACGCCGTGCTGCGAGTAGGAACCCAGATCTTCACCTCTCATCACGTGGACAGCAACCTGAACCCACAGTGGAGGGAGATGTACGAG gtgaTTGTCCATGAAGTACCTGGTCAGGAGTTGGAAGTGGAAGTGTTTGACAAAGACCCAGACCAGGATGACTTCCTGGGGAG GGTCAAGGTGGATCTTGATATTGTCAAGAAGGCCAGAGTTGTGGATGAT TGGTTCAATCTGAGGGACGTCCCATCTGGCAGCGTCCACCTCCGGCTGGAGTGGCTCTCTCTGCTGTCCTCTGCTGACAGACTGAGTGAG GTGATTcagaagaaccagaacctgaCCAGTAAGACGGCTGATCCTCCGTCTGCCGCCATCCTCACCGTCTATCTCGACCAAGCTTATGAGCTGCCT ATGAGAAAAGGGAACAAGGACCCAAGTCCGATGGTGCAGATTTCTGTTCAGGATTCAACTAAAGAGACCAAG ACTTGCTACGGGACCAACAGCCCTGTGTGGGAAGATGCTTTCACCTTCTTCATTCAGGATCCTCGCAAACAAGATATCGACATCCAG GTGAAGGACGATGACCGTGCTCTGTCTCTGGGTAATCTCACCATCCCTCTGACCCGTCTGCTGGGGACCCCTGAACTCACCATGGACCAGTGGTTCCACCTGGAGAATTCGGGTTTAGCCAGTCGTATCTACGTCAAAGTTGTGCTGAGG GTTTTGTGGCTGAGTGACGACACCACTCCTACCACTCCGTCTCCTCGTCCTTCGGCCCCCGGGTCTGGGACGGGTCACGGGGGAATCTCGTCAGAGCTGAACCCAGTGGGGCCCGGCGGGTcggctaaacctccatcaacgCGACCACAGCACACCACACCCGATCCAGAGTTTGCAACTGAG GGAGTTTTGCGAATCCACCTGGTGGAGGCCCAGAACCTGATAGCCAAGGACAACTTCATGGGGGGCATGGTGAAGGGGAAGAGCGACCCCTACGTCAAGATCCGAGTGGCCGGGATCACATTCCGAAGCCACACCATCAAGGAGAACCTAAATCCTGTCTGGAACGAACTCTATGAG GTGATTTTGACGCAGCTTCCAGGTCAAGAGATCCAGTTTGAGTTGTTTGATAAGGACATCGATCAGGACGACTTCCTCGGAAG GTTCAAGCTTAGCCTACGAGACATCATCAGCGCACAATTCATGGATACG TGGTACACGCTAAACGATGTGAAGTCAGGTCGAGTTCACTTGGTGTTGGAGTGGCTTCCCCGAGTCTCTGATCTGCCCAGACTGGAGCAG GTCTTGCAGTATCAGACCCAGCACTCATATCAAAACAAGGTCATACCATCAGCGGCTGTGCTATTTGTGTACGTGGAGCGAGCCCACGGCCTGCCG TTAAAGAAGAGTGGAAAGGAGCCAAAAGCTGGAGCTGAGATTCTACTCAAAGGTGTTTCTCACAAAACCAAG ATTTGTGAGCGCTCCACATCCCCTCGGTGGGATGAAGCTTTTCATTTTCTGGTGCGCGACCCCAGAGAGGAAACACTCACAGTCAAG CTCTCCCACAGCTGGGGCCAGGCTCTCGGCTCCTTGACTCTTCCTCTGAGGGAGGTTCTGGCCGAGCAGGGGCTGGTGCTGGACCGATGGCTCAGTCTGGATGGAGCTCTGCCAGAGAGCCAGATACTGCTGAGGGTCACACTCAAG ATCTTGGACACTCAGCTGGCAGTGTGTCGTAAGGCTCCAGGAGATGCAGGTAATGACGCTGCTACAGATGAAGTCATCCCCAGATGGGTTCCTTCCCATCTCGACCTCAGAAATCGAAGTGGATTCGCCAT CGGCAGTGACACCTCCAACGCAGCAGGCCAGGTGAAGCTGACCATCGGCTACTCCACCGAGGAAAACAGGCTTTTCATCACCGTTCACTCCTGCAG AGCTCTGGCAGCCTGCTCCAAGGACGGTGCAGATCCGTACGTTTCCTTCGTCCTGCTGCCCGACAAGAAGGCGACTACCAAGAGGAGGACGGCCACCAAGAAGAGAGACCTCAACCCGGAGTTTAACGAGAG GTTCGATTTTGACTTTTCTCTGGAGGAGTCCACGCAGAGAAGGCTGGACCTGTCAGTGAAGAACAGCGTCTCCTTTATGAGCAGAGAGAGGGAGCTTATCGGCAAG TTGCAGCTGGACCTGGACCAAATTGACCTCAAGACTGGTGTCACACAATG GTACGATTTGGCGGCAGAGACCAACTAG